One Perca flavescens isolate YP-PL-M2 chromosome 16, PFLA_1.0, whole genome shotgun sequence genomic window, TTTTGCCCTGCTGCTTGTTGCTGCTTGAGACTactgttttctctttctctgtctctctccctccctccctccctctctattatatattataaatgtatcatttccagattataaatataaatcttCGTCAGAGGGCATCACACAGAAACTCACTATTTTggaacaggtaaaaaaaaaggaaaataaaaaaaaaaaaaaaaaaaaaaggaaataaaaagagTCCAAATGATGTTTACAGATTTAATCTTTTGGTTGTATGGGTTTATCATTATTCTGTATGACTGTTGGCAATAAAACCGTGAATGTGTAGAATCTCTGTTGTATCTGCTGTAATAACCGATAACATATTTCAATTTATGGTAGATGCAGCATTTAGTCAGTGTCCTCACAGTTTCCTATACTATTTTAAAGGATTGTTTCATCCAAATTAtcatatacagtaataatatatgTTCTCACATAATATCTTTCCATGCAGATCATTTTTAAGAATGGGATTTTATTTTGGGGTATTGATGAGGCCAAAAAGCATTTTGTAAACAATCGTCCAGGTTTCATTAAGTGTCCAGGATTTTGTTATTCTTGAATTGGTTTTGGGGTGttctggagagagaaaaaaagatgttgctgtttaatattttaaaatgtattttttcaatgttgtgagcaacacaaacaaaaatccaTTAACTGTATTGTGGTGGCTGAAGACATCTTACAGATGGGGGGTATTGATAGAGCATTGTAAACAATCGATTTCATTAAGTGTCCTTGTTATTCTTGAATTGGGGGCTATCTCTAAGCctggacaaataaaaatgacatgcatGGTTAGATACCACAACAAATAAGTGATTACATAATACATATGTGTTTGTAAATGAGTGAATTAACCTTTAAGTTATTTTCTCAAAGGAATCAGGAAGACACTGCACATAACAAGGACAGAACTGCCCTCTACTGGAAACATGAGGTTTGTTGTGTCAAAGCTAATATTTTGCATCATACAAATAGCTGCATGTAGTTCAGTATTAATATTTCACATGCCTCATGCTTCTAAAGATGATTGAGTTGACTTCTGTAATAATCAGATGAAACACAGACGCTCACAACAACTTCATTTTTGTACTAAAATGAGGGTTGAAAAGATTCTGAACATGCAGCATATTATGAAAATATCTAGTCAGCATTGAGGATAATAACTACCATTATTAACCAGCAGATGGAGCCCTGGTATCACTTAAAACTACATATATTTATTATCACATCAATTCTTTGTACGGTGATAACAGAAGCAGTTTGAAGACGATGCTGCTGATATAAGCaggtttttgcttttttatctcATTTACATCACATATGCAATTTTATCATGCAGTTTTCATTACAGTAACTGCACAGCATACTGTAGTATTACTGAGTAAATACAAAATTACAGACTAGACTGAGAATAATAAATAACTTCCATTGCCATTACACTAATCATTGCCTACAATCGTTCTTCATTATTTTTGTTGAACTATAATTGCACTTTAATTCATTGCAGGTGAtttttcacttctttttctGGTCACATCTGGTCACATCTGTAACCACGGaggtaaatgtttttctttcaagCGTAAGAGCACCATGCATTAGCAAATCGTCATTGTCCTGTGAAAAACCCTGTACCTCCAAAATGTCCAATTTGCATTAGCTAAGAAAAACAGTTTTCTGCTTTGTGACAATGCATTTTCTTCTCTCCAGATAATCCATAATAATGGGTTTTTAGATGGTTTATCTTCTCGACCAATAAAGAGTTCATCCTTCAGTTCAACTGTTAAATGAACATAGTTACGTGGTTCTCACTGGACAGTGATGAAATATGACCTGTACTTCAAAAGAGATGGCGTTGATTGTGTCGTTGAACATATTGGCCTCATACATTAATCAGTCTAATGCCAAGTGTGGACATTTTAATACGCTTCCCAATTATGGATGATGCAGATAAATCAATATCAAGCACACAGGAGAAACCACTTCCCTGCAGTCTAAGAAATCCATCATTCTGAATCACTCACAACTCAGATTCCTTTTCGTCACCAATTCTGACCACTGCAAAAGGCCATGAGCTTACACATTAGGACCACCCTCACTGTCCTACTGTACACATCTTGCTCCCTTTGTTCAGTCTCCTCTGTCACTCTCAATGACGGCCTGAGCAACCCCTCCCGCCACCACTGAGACCTCGCCACGGGCAGTGTCCGTCTCCTGCCCCTTTTCCAGCTCCGCCTGTCTGGAGCTCTGCTGGTTCTGGTTGGGGTTGTTCTGGCTGCTCCAAGACTTGCTCCTGCTGCGGCTGGGCTCCAGAGACTGCCTGTTCCCACTGCCATTCACAGAAGCCTTCCCCCTAAAGCAAACGCCACACACCAGACCTAGGAAGGCCCGTCTCATCTCGCGGCTGGCCAGAGTGTAAATGACCGGGTTCATGGCTGAGTTGAGCACAGCCAGGCCAATGAACCAGTCAGCCTGGTAGAGGATAGGGCAGCGCTGCTCACATGCCACATCCACCAGGAGCAGGATAAAGATTGGTGTCCAGCAGGCGATGAAGACCCCAACTACAATGATGACAGTGCGCAGCAGAGACATCGCATGAACAGAGTTGCTGTGCTTGCTTACTTTTTGGCTGCTGGACTTGACCAGGATGTATATGCGGGCATAAAGGATTGACATGGCTAGGAGCAAAACCATGAAAACTGTGATACAGAAAGCTACATATTTCTTGGTGTAGAGAGGGAGGACTGTGGAGCAATCAGGGAGGTTGTCCAGGCAGTTCCAGCCAAGAATAGGCAAAGCTCCAAGAGATATAGCAATCAGCCAGCAGGTCCCTATGAGCAGAAACACTCTGTAGTTCTTTTTGGCATCATAAGGCCTCATTTTGATCATAGTGAGGTGTCGCTCGATAGCAATAGCCAGGAGACTGAAAATGGAGGCGCCAAGTGCTACAAACATGCTTCCTTCTCTGACAAACCAGAGAGCAGGTGAGAGCTGCAGGGTCTTCTCTCCTGACAGGAGCAGGTTGACCAGGTAAGCGACTCCGGCCAGCATGTCGCACAGCGCCAGGTTGCCGATGAAGTAGTACATGCGGGTGTGGAACCTTTGGTTTCTCCATATGACCACCAGCACGGTGAGGTTCTCCAGGACGATGAAGCTGCATATGATAAGGAACGCAATGATTTTGGTGTCCACTGTGCCAGGGCTTGTGCCAACGCTGGGCCGGTGGTCCAGCTTGCCTGTGTAGTTGTAGTGGCGGTATATCTGAGGATTGATCATCTTCAAAGCACCGGCTGCTGACACTGGATGTCAGACGTGAGCAAGGAGTCCAGTGTCAGCAGATCCACGTGTTCAACTGCAGTGGAAGATGTGGGGAACGTGAGTATACAGAAAGCAGGCAATTTATAGTTCAAAACATTGTACTTATGCATACTGGTTTTATCTGATGTATTTTAACTGAATAATCTAGTTTTCTTTATTCCTTTGGTAACAAATGGTCTTTAATAGCAAATACCTGCCGAAAACGTTTAAAAACATACAGTCTCTACACCCTAAAATACAccaagtttgtttgtttacataggAATCTTGGACCATTGCCCAAACTACCAGGGGctcattaaaaaaatgcaaatacatttttacttagAGATTAGATCAGCTATATTTGTAATCACAATCATGTACTGTAGACCTAATCGATTTCACATCACAGTAGATTAGCCTAGATGTAGCTTAATTAGCTTGGTTGTGCCGATTCAAGCAGTTCAGTTTCCCCAAATGACAGCCTTAACACAACTTACCGTGGGATGCTCGCAGTCAGGGTTTAGTTGAAAGTGAAACGCACACTGAAAGACATACATTTCCCACATTTCATTGCTGAGTAGTCGATTCTCAGATTCCCAGATTCAATGTCGAACTTAAACTCGTTCTCTCTCGGCTCAGTGGAAGAGAGCAGCTCCTCATCTTTTACTGGTCTCTAAAGTCTAAACTCTGGAGTTGTCGACGGTTAGCTGGAAGTCAcacccccacctcccccctCCTTCACCCCGTGCAGGGAGAGCAGGGAGAGCAGGGACGGGGCTGCAGGTCAGTCCAATTCATGAAGCAAATCAAATCCTGCCAGGAGGTATGTGGAAACTCataatgtttttaaaagatGTTGCAATAATGTTGTCCCAGACATGTTacaaaattatattataatttaataattgaATAGCTAGCTAATTAGCTTAAATTAAttcaagctaacattagctaactcAAATTACTTTAGCCCGCTAGCTATCTGGCTAGATAGATAACATTAGATGGAAAGATAGCTATATAGAATGGATAGTTAAGAATAAATAGACAGATACAGTAATTGCAGTACTTTATTGATAAACGCATTTCTaattgaaaaacaaatgaagttggaaagaaacaaaatacaataaagttccataaaaaatataaatagctaaataaacaaaaacttaaaggtgcaatatgtaatactgacagctagtgtttaaaatagttactgcagtacaaatgcaaatactggagagagttgtctcccccccgccccctcctccccagactcaaagttcacggaggtttccaggctgagactgcagcatccacaacaatgttgctagacgcttgtctcacatagccagacgttactccacagcacagcggaatagctaacgttagatgctggctatattgacagtcataaatgcccgtgctcacgtggagctcgaTAACCAACTGACAggcacacttttttggcttagaattaggaaccgctaaaaacacaacaacctcgccgtcctctccacaAAACACCCTGCTGtgttaaaaagagaaagaacagcAATGCTGTTAGAGTTTAAGTTAAGATGACTGCATCCCATCCTTTGTTCTGGTCCTTCTGTCATGACCTCATATCCAGGAAGGATGGGCAGGGCTGGCAGCAAGGAGAGGGACTCAGAGAGTCTGAGAGGCAGAAAGACAGATGATGACTCTTTGAAATAAAATAGATGTGACGGAGTGGAATCTACACTGCACAGATTTTAGGACTTTCCAGACTAACCTAGACATAAAATGACCAAAAGGTGACTAAAACAATAAACTTGATTTTCAAACAAAATCCAGAAATTGCACCAAGATTAATTGAGTCATGAGCATTGTGCACTGGGTTTGTGAATATGACTCAAATGCTAAGAATCTTACTGCTTCACTTGGTGCCACACATTCAGCTGCTTGCAGTTTCCCCTAAACTAAGCACATATTGTACTGTCTCACAGACCAAATCATTAAATAGCAGATCTCTTCCAGTGTCTGTGGTTATTAACCCAGAGGAATGTTTGTGTGGTTGAATAAACAGCTGTGGTCTGGCATTAGTCCATTAGCATTGTTACAGTCACAATTCTCAGTCATTTCCTGCAGGTCACACTGTGCCAGCAGCAATGGGAAAATCTCGGGGAAAAAGCCAAATAGTTACTCTGGACCCGCAGCAAATCTGGTACCAATCACAGAGTGGGTCTACGTAAAGGCAGCTGGATTAACAGACCGGGAACATGGTTGGAAAAACCTTGGGTTTTTCAGCAAACTACAGTGATGTGGGGCTTGCATCTGCATTTACATAAACTTTGAGCCAAATATGAAACCATCAGCAAGTACAAACCCATAATATGTGGTTAGAGTGAgtctatgtctatgtgtatTCATAGACTACTGAAGAAGAGCATGGGTGGAGGGTTTTCACTTTTGCAGGACCACCCTCACTACTTTATAAGCAACCACTTCTTTGGTTTAAGTGAAGCTGAATTTTCCTGTCATCTTTGTCACCAGGACAGTAATTAAAGCTGTCTATACTGTAGCTGCCATTAGGAGCTGAACGTCTCCCCTAAATCATCAATGCACCATATGTGTGATTTCCTGCTATTATAATGCTATATTATTTAAGTTTAAACCTACAAGCTGCAACCCCTCATTTGAAAGTAGGATGCTGTACAATAAAGCCTTCCTTCCCTCAGAGTAGTTGGCCTCACAGCTGGTAAAACCATTCCTCAGGGAAAGTTTCCACTGTTTAGCTACAGCCTGCCCTGGACCTTACAGTATACAGTTTATGTGTGATATTGTCAgtggttggaagaagtattcatatCTTAGTCTGCACAGTAACCAAAATGTACAGCTGTCGAGTaaatgcagtaaaaagtacagtatcTACCTCAAATACTCATAAGTACCTGAAAGTACAGCACTTAAGTaactgtacttagttactttccattGCTGGACATTGTTTGATTTCGGCTAAAATGAAATAGAATATGAGATATTTGACatagaaatatatttttgtacAGGCTTTTGCTGTCTGTAGATATAGTCACAAAAATAAAGCATGTAATTAACTTTACTTGAATCATGAGATGAGCATATATCCATTTATTATTAATCATAATGCAATATAAAAGCAGTGAGCACTTGCAAATGCCTTCATGTATACAGTATTCTGAGAACATTCATAATTGATTACTATGCAATGTATGTGACTGGTAGCATAATAGCCTCTCATTTAAAGAAGAGATCTAATGGTTAAATGAGAATGGCCGGATGGAATAAAGATGAGGACCCTGTGCTTTAGTACTATAAGCACATTACAAAATCTATTTGGCCGGCATCACTCTAGCCATTACTTTGCCAGGGTTTGCCTTGTTCAAGCTCTCAACCCTTCATTAGAGTGCAAGAGCTGGGGTCAAAGCCGTGGGCAGTGGGCACATCCATGTGCAATTACATGAAAACCCTGCCTTTAATTTCACCCTCGCCATTTTGAGGCAAAAACACACCCCGTGAGTCTGGGCTACAAATCTGAGGCGGACAGTCCCCTCCTGCCCTGTGGCTTTGTGGCGGCAGTATTTCTAGGCACGGCGGTCTCTTGCATGCAACTTAACAGAACAAGGCCTCGGAGACGTTACTGAGGCATAATTTCAGCTGTGGCACAGTTTAGTCTAGGCTCTGCAAACTTAAGAAGgccacacaaacagaaataggTCTTTAGTTCTTTCACTTCCTTTTGCTGCAGGGATATTTAGCACTCTTACCTCTAGTTCTTTTACCATTAAGTGCATAGCTTtacattttccatttcatttgtttccAGCCGAGAGATTAACCGgattgttttatttcagttcTGCCAATGGGTCTGACTTCAATAATACTACAGTGGCTCCTCAACAGACTATCTAGTGTCAAACTGGCTGACATTACCGTACGAGCGTAAATTTAATGGACTGAAATCACTTAACACTGGACCTGGAAAAAACCCAGAAGCCACAGTGTTTCTGTAGTAGACTCATTTTGAAGCTTCCGTGATAATTGCATGGTTCCCTGCCAAGGTGACTGCCTGCTCTGCTGCATGTAAGCACACATAATATTTCCTTACCTCCACATACATGGCAACTAAATATCAGAAATATAGTTTAATATAGTACCATCAAAACCAACAACATTTAAGCTTGCCATGTGTTAGCATCTTGAAATGAGTCTTTCTTCTGGTACCACTGTCTTATAAGGCACCCTTTATAAATGTTTATACAGTAACTTTATTAATGCCAAATACATTTGTTATTTATGCATTAAGCTCAGTtaagcctttaaaaaaacaaatttgggGTTTCTGGGTTGTTGGCATGagattttcctttttgttttgtaataatgCACCTATAGGGTAGTTGGCTATCTCATTGAAGACTGTCTGATGATGAGGAAGCTTTCTGTGTATGTTTTGCCACTGTCAGCTTTCTTGGGAACTAATGGGTACATCTTACAGTTGTACTTAGACCAAAAGTAAAATTTGACTGGTCCCTTCAGTGTCAGATAGATTATGAGACTTTTCTTAGCAGTGCTTCCTGTTGTAAACACAGTTCCTGGTATTTATTCTGAGACTGTCGTGAGCTTACGTTGAGACTTTTGTTGGCCCTGATAAGTTGTCAGTCAGACTAATATAACACAACTGCATCAGGTTGCAAGCAAAACTGTGTACTTTTTGTTGAGTGCAATTGCATTGGCCTTCCAGACAGTTAATGTGAGTGTGTAGTAATAGTCCATTTACCATGAGGTCTGGCTTTTCACTCTCAGGCCCATTAGTCCTGTAGTACTCAGACCTTGTTGTATTGATGTACAGTCCAGCAGTCATTGGTCATTGCCTGAACTACCGCTGAATGGATGGCTATTAAGTCATTGTTAACTAGAGAGGAGTCTGGAGTCTGCAGCAGAGGGCAAAGTTCATACTGTACGACTCCAAATatcactgtcttacatgaattaTATTCATTGATCTTTCTTTCAGTTGCTTTTCCCCACAAACCATCCTGTCTTTTGCCTTATTACTTTTAATTAAACCAAACGTAATCCAATATATGCTTTAATACTGTAAAGGGAAATTCTGTTCGTTTTGGTTAAATTTTCATAGTTTTGGCAATAATTCAAGCGGCTCCACTTTAGTTTCATCATCTAAATTTGTGGCAGTAGGTGGCAAACCTACACCTGCACTCGTCTGCAGTCTTTGCTGATGCATAACAAAACTctattgttatttaaaaaagctCTGTAGGTGTCATCACCACACTGTAATCGCAGGACAAACTATATGTTCCAACTAGCTTCAgttaacatacagtacacaaataTTTAAACTAAGATACAAGGGTGGAAGTTTAAACAATTAAATCTTTTTGTCTAACAAAAGCTTTTAAATCATTAACTATTCATGAAACCAACCAAAACAAATATCTCAAGAGTTCAGCTCTTACTTTGCAGGTGAGAAAACACTGGGGAGCTAAGCTACATAGAATAGTTTACTTGGCTTAACATGCATTACAAATCAATGTTTCTGTCATCATTGCTGTTAATTTTTCGTAATTTTCTTAGTGCTATAACCATAAGAGCATATTCAAAAccataaatgtctaaaatataCCAACGAAAGCCTGATTTAACACATTCATATTGCTTATCTGCACGAGTCAGACAACATTAGTTTTATATAATAAGATTATCTAAAGTAGATGTTCTGTTAGATCAATGTTCTGTTTCTCCACTAATGCCCACTGGACACTCAGGTGTTGTAAAAGAATGGCAGGTATTGTTGAACGACATTAtgcaatattttcatttttctgtcTGCAGAATAAACTCAGAATAAcacatatttttcttatttcagATCAATCATATTTTTAGTATGATTTACGCTGACTTTTCAAGAGCTTGCTTCCTGTTTGCTTCCTTCCGGTTGAATCAATAATAATTGCTCTTCAGCTAGCTAGGAAATTACTACAGTAAGATGCATAGTAAGTGTACAGGAAACCATTATAGCTGGCCTGATTAAATGTAGGTGTGCATTAGGCTAAACTCAGGCCCATGCCAGAAGCAGGCTTGCCAGTATGTGTACCTCACATATCTACAGATGTTAAAGCAGTTGAGTTGAACATGGAGTTtgctctgttgttgctgctgacataTACATAACCTTTCCAAACAAGAGAGAAACACTAAGGTCAGGTGGTGTGGTTTCTCTAGCCACATTTGTTGCAGCTGATGCAGGATGTTTCTCTAAAAAACTAACGTGAGAACAGCtttgtaaaataattttgtgGTATTTGTAACTCATTGACTCTAAAAGTAATAGagaactagaaaatgcatttcctgcagaaaatgcgtgggaatgctgaatagctgaattgctaaagctaaactggttgaatagcttaaatccgtaagaagaagttgaagtagtgaaaatagttgaaaaagcggaaatcgttttaataagtatgaatttcattaaaaagttaaaagtttatgctaaactgaactgtttgctttaaaggttgaataatgacaaatatgtagaacattgtgaggtctgagtagattttctaactgataatgactcacatatgcagaaatatgaaacaaattaatactgtaatactgttaaagatgaaagttgaaaaggctgaaagaagaaatattttcattattatcagatatacactgcatagaacgaaaaagcatcaatctagctgagatgagatgtgaaatatattgcgtGAAAAGAATGGGGTCCGAATAAGTAGAaatagaggaaagagagaaggagagaagggagaagaaaggataaaaggacagaagaggagagaagatgacaaatactgtgagaaacagataaaaatgcagaaagctgtatagacctttttcacggcagagatgttaacatgtcatagcaggaaaagcacatgcattcaaaaccattactgatggatgcattccacttaggagaggtcctggtattaaaccattaatgatggctgcattccacttaggagaggtcctggtattgtgcatgctgactcactgaaatatcttactggaacacttgatggaattgagccatcgttaaggttatcattgtcagctgtgcttttcctactatgacaagtcaacatgtctgctgtgataaagGTCCATTCAAGTTGACCGTGTTTataaacatgctttgatgtctgtgatGAGATCTCTTTGAAGTGtcatcagtgtgtctgtgtgtgtgtgtgtgtgtttgtgtgtggctatgtgtgtgtgtgtgtgtgtgtgtgtctgtgtgtgtgtgtgtgtgtctgtgtgtatgtgtgtgtgactttgtcattctttgagtgtgggtctgtgtgtctgtctgtgtgtgtgtctgtgtttgagtgtgagtctgtgtgttttgtgtgtgtgtttgtgtgtgtgtggctatgtgtgtgtgtgtgtgtatgtctgtgtctgtgtgtatgtgtgtttgtgtgtgtgtgtgtgtctgtgtgtgtgtgtgtgtgtgtgtgtgtgtgtgtgtgtgtgtgtgtgttttgtgtgtgtgtttgtgtgtgaatgtgtgtctgtgtgtgtgtctttgtgtgtgtgtgtgtgtgtgtgtgtgtgtgtgtgtctgtgtgtgtgtctgtgtttgagtctgtgtgtgtttgtgtgtgtgtgtgtttgtgtgtgtatgtgtgtgtggctatgtgtgtgtctgtgtgtctgtgtgtgtgtgtgtctgtgtgtgtgtgtgtgtgtctgtgtgtatgtgtgtgtgactttgtcattctttgagtgctgtagaacagcattcccccaataagaaaaataaagaacagaataacaatagttggaatgctgttgaacagcattcccactaaatATATGCTAATCCACATAACAACacaatttcttttgtttatCTCTTCAAACTCTGAttatcaaatgtttttaaacaCATTATATTACACATCACactagccttgtgagaccgtcttgatctcgcgagctccagttttccactcgcagatcagtctggcatcttgagatagagacaatttggagctgttcgccaaatgaccgaccaatcagcgttggttttgaggcgggtttaggtgtgacgcaacgagaagcgacggttcagtctaaacaacagggcagcttccacggatgagatgagcgtagctatcgcgcaagttttatccgaattagaaagtattccttaactgaaagaagagcaaaaaacggcactggaggcttttctcggtggaaaagatgtttttgctcttctcccgactggt contains:
- the s1pr3b gene encoding sphingosine 1-phosphate receptor 3, yielding MINPQIYRHYNYTGKLDHRPSVGTSPGTVDTKIIAFLIICSFIVLENLTVLVVIWRNQRFHTRMYYFIGNLALCDMLAGVAYLVNLLLSGEKTLQLSPALWFVREGSMFVALGASIFSLLAIAIERHLTMIKMRPYDAKKNYRVFLLIGTCWLIAISLGALPILGWNCLDNLPDCSTVLPLYTKKYVAFCITVFMVLLLAMSILYARIYILVKSSSQKVSKHSNSVHAMSLLRTVIIVVGVFIACWTPIFILLLVDVACEQRCPILYQADWFIGLAVLNSAMNPVIYTLASREMRRAFLGLVCGVCFRGKASVNGSGNRQSLEPSRSRSKSWSSQNNPNQNQQSSRQAELEKGQETDTARGEVSVVAGGVAQAVIESDRGD